The stretch of DNA CAATCAAGGACGAGGAGGTCAAGAAAATGATCCATTCAATCGCGGAATCAGCTTCTCGGAAGACTCCGGTCAACCTGAACGAGAAGTTTCTTGCTTTAAGTGTAAGTGTAGTATGTAGGACAGCATTTGGTGTGAGTTTTGAGGGAACTGTTCTTAGCAATGACAGGTTCAACAAGCTAATCCGTGAAGCATTCGAGATGTTGGGAAGTTTCTCTGCCTCAGATTTTATTCCATACATCGGCTGGATCATCGACCGGCTCACTGGTATACAAGGGCGGAGAGAAAAAACTGGGCGAGATCTCGATGCGTTCTATGAACAAATTATTGATCTGCATAAAGAGGAAAAGGAAGTAGGCAGTGAAGATTTTGTGGACTTGCTCTTGaaattggagaaagaagaagctgttgTTGGAAATGACAAGTTCACAAGAAACAATACTAAAGCAATCTTGATGGtaactatttaaatattcaaaacctAATGGTAAAgaaattttgtaacaataccTAAGATTCTtgacttatatataatatgttattgtAACAGGACATTCTTTTAGCGGGGATTGAAACTTCTTCTGGAACCATGACATGGGCGATGGCAGAACTAGCGAGGAACCCGCGAGTGATGAGGAAAGTTCAATCTGAAATCCGAAACAAATTTGGGAAGAGAGAACTAATCAGCTTCGAAGACATCGACCAACTCCAATACTTGAAAATGGTAATTAAAGAAACATACAGGCTACATCCTTTAGCTCCTCTTCTGCTCCCGAGAGAAGTAATGACTGAATTTGAGATCAATGGCTACAAGATTCAACCCAAGACACATATCCATGTCAATATATGGGCTATTGGGCGTGATCCCAATATCTGGAAAGACCCAGAGGAGTTTCTTCCTGAGAGGTTTCTTGATAGCAAGATTGATACAAAAGGACAGAGCTTTGAGTTATTAGCCTTTGGAAGTGGCAGGAGAATCTGTCCTGGAATGTACATGGGAGAAACAATGGTGGAGTTTGGTCTGGCGAATATGCTGTACCATTTTGACTGGCAATTACAAGAAGGCATGGAAGTCGAAGATATTGACATGGAAGAATGTCTTGGATTCTCTGCGGGAAAGAAAAATGGTCTTCTACTTCTTCCTGTCAAATATTTAGatcattgattgaataaatTTTGCATTTAGTCATTCAATGATCCAAATATGCATATAATTAAATGTAGTAtggtttttgattaaataaattttatattcaatcAAACTACATATAACACTTCACTGAAACTATTTAAGAAGCTGGATATGATTTTAGCTGATTAGCTTGCCTGAATAGAAGTCTACGTTCAATCAATTTGAAAGTTACCCTAGCTTTGCTTACGAAGTTTCGCGCTAAGTTTTTGTCGTTAGACTTTATTTTTACGTCTTCTCTTTTATATCCCTCATTGTCTTTAATTAGCTTCCTTGTAACgtaaggttttgattttttctcttAGGTTTAACTaagttttagatccacgcgtaatatttgatatattttagtgaaaattatatataactgatgacagttatgaaatattatcttataaaaatattaaattactattaattcataagttttcttttagatacataactttttaaatataaaaaaatcagttgtgttaaaaaatcatatactaattaaaaaattatgaatttaacgCGATGTCTCGGTGAAGCAGATCGAACTGGTGACTTCACATATCCAAAACCATTTCTTTTAACACCAGACAAAcgaaacattttaaaaaatcataagttAATCtcgttttctcatatttaattgatcgccacatgtttacatatttttttcactgttttttatttttttatttttttcgtcaatctcattgtcaaatttttatggtaattgtcatctTTACTTTTACCGTTCGCGTCCGGTTatttgttatactcttcttcttcctcttcctcgtcaggttcttcacatttttaactgaataattattcaaaacttttttttagactaccacataAATTGTAAATCTatcaaactccaaaaccaaaGTCATTGTCTCTTTTCTcgtaaaatttgtgcaattcacAAAGATCAGCATAGTCaccacatgcacccaattattaaCACTTTTGCCCGTATACTtactcggttttagatccacacgcATTGAAACTTCTTAAACCAAAATTCTTAGGTTTTCTCCAAACTCTTACTCTAAGAATCTGACACTTGGCATGATTCCTTATGACATATGTAGCTTTTCAGCTAAGCAAAATAGAACTTAAGATCAAATTTTCTCTCAGAGGCCCAAATATCGAGAAGCTTTCAAACGATTCCTGCTCCGACGCCGGCAAAGCTCCGGCTTGCTGGCATTGGGTCCCTTGTTCCTTCTCCGTTGTCTTTTGCTTGTCCTGCTTCTTCTTATTCCTTTGTTGGTGCATGTCTCAATCATTTCAATTCGCTCAGAATCACCCTCAAACCCTCTCTCCCCTTTTGAAAAGCTTTAATGTTAGATCCTCTTCTGGAGATAGACTGCGAGGGAGTTCTATGTCGACCCTCATCCCGACTCATGCCCTCTCCCCAAATCCTCTAATGAGTCTAGTAAACCTAATGCCTCTCCAAAGGCACAGATCTGAACAAATCCTCGACTTGCCTGAATCTCTCTGTCCGGTGTGTAAGACGACGATGCACGGTGTTGTCGTTCTCTGGATAAGAAGTTCATGTCCGCGAGAAACCGAGATGGTGAGGTTACCTTTGCTCCTCTTCAAACCCTCTTCTGCTATGAAGGTTTGGTACTCCCGACCTTCGCCGACCCTGTCCCCACCGGTGTCTAGTGGCTCTAGTCGGAACGTCTACTCGCTAGTGCGCCGCCACTCCATCGCCACCTCCTCCTCAGCTGGTGAGATTCTAGGGTTCCTGCTAATGGACATGAATCCATTGTTAGGCCCAGTAACCGCCCTTTGGCCCACTACCAAAAACAATTATCCATGTTCTCATCTTTTAAGGCCCAGGTATGTGTACTCAACCTTCTTACGAATGTTACCCCTTTAAATACATCcgttaaattatcttgaattccTGCTGTCGAATCCTGCTTGGTCATTGCCTTATGAGCGTGTGAATTCGCTGACCCACCTTCGACAATGTATGACTAGCCTTAGAATTTCTCTACCTAGATCTATTATTGAGAGTCTTAAGTCAAGTTCAACTTCTTTAGTACCGATTAtctctgcttggtcaagacgaggATTCCTCGGTAGCAGAACATTGGTGTCTTCAGAGTTGCTTGATAGATTTGTTTGTCGAGGTCAGTTTATTAACTCTGTCTGGATGCTTGCTTTGTGTGACCATAATTATGAATCTGATCCGACAGCTTGCTTGAACCTTA from Camelina sativa cultivar DH55 chromosome 9, Cs, whole genome shotgun sequence encodes:
- the LOC104710438 gene encoding cytochrome P450 71B26; this translates as MANILILSLFFLIIFFFLTALKHAKRRQHRSIPSPPGLPIIGNLHQLGDLPHRSLWKLSKEYGHVMLLKLGKVPTVILSSSETAKQALRDHDLNCCSRPSLAGGRELSYNNRDISFSPYNDYWKELRKLCTQQIFSAKRINSTQPIKDEEVKKMIHSIAESASRKTPVNLNEKFLALSVSVVCRTAFGVSFEGTVLSNDRFNKLIREAFEMLGSFSASDFIPYIGWIIDRLTGIQGRREKTGRDLDAFYEQIIDLHKEEKEVGSEDFVDLLLKLEKEEAVVGNDKFTRNNTKAILMDILLAGIETSSGTMTWAMAELARNPRVMRKVQSEIRNKFGKRELISFEDIDQLQYLKMVIKETYRLHPLAPLLLPREVMTEFEINGYKIQPKTHIHVNIWAIGRDPNIWKDPEEFLPERFLDSKIDTKGQSFELLAFGSGRRICPGMYMGETMVEFGLANMLYHFDWQLQEGMEVEDIDMEECLGFSAGKKNGLLLLPVKYLDH